One stretch of Ornithinimicrobium ciconiae DNA includes these proteins:
- a CDS encoding peptidoglycan-binding domain-containing protein gives MGSGRRGRGFAIFVACVVALALAVGAGWWAARATLEPQTPEATSSAPDVVWAEATNSSVGRTLPLSTTLRQPARTVASNALPGVVLSASPGEVDQGDTIYVVAGTPVRVAQGEVPFYRDLARDVEGDDVAQLQQVLIDLELLAGQADGDFGWRTERAVKAWQKELGQKQTGTIPLGELVAVDRLPTVVQLGETIVRGATLGGGEESVLAPTGEQNFVLVVTQDQARMIPAEAMVQITWQEHTWDAVINSSEQDEFGNTEFSLTAPDGGPVCGEACDTLPGDAQVTLRSEIVIVPRIEGTAVPAAAVHTRADGSAYVITESGETEVTVRGSGGGIAIVDGIEVGTRVQALSGTPGAPAPVPQPAPQESEPPADEGSDETPSTEG, from the coding sequence GTGGGTTCAGGACGTCGGGGACGCGGGTTCGCCATCTTTGTGGCCTGTGTGGTGGCCCTGGCTCTCGCAGTCGGTGCGGGCTGGTGGGCGGCGCGCGCCACCCTGGAGCCGCAGACTCCGGAGGCGACCAGCTCGGCACCGGATGTCGTATGGGCCGAGGCGACCAACTCCAGCGTGGGGCGCACCCTGCCCCTGTCGACGACACTGCGCCAGCCGGCCCGGACGGTGGCCTCCAACGCGCTGCCGGGAGTCGTGCTCAGCGCCTCCCCGGGGGAGGTCGACCAGGGCGACACGATCTATGTCGTGGCCGGCACCCCGGTGCGGGTGGCCCAGGGCGAGGTGCCCTTCTACCGTGACCTGGCCCGTGACGTCGAGGGTGACGACGTCGCCCAGCTCCAGCAGGTCCTGATCGACCTGGAGCTTCTTGCTGGTCAGGCCGACGGGGACTTCGGCTGGCGCACCGAGCGTGCCGTCAAGGCCTGGCAGAAAGAGCTGGGGCAGAAGCAGACCGGCACGATCCCGCTGGGCGAGCTGGTGGCGGTCGACCGGCTGCCCACCGTCGTCCAGCTCGGCGAGACCATCGTGCGCGGGGCCACGCTCGGTGGCGGGGAAGAGTCGGTGCTCGCACCGACCGGTGAGCAGAACTTCGTGCTCGTCGTCACCCAGGACCAGGCGCGGATGATCCCGGCCGAGGCCATGGTGCAGATCACCTGGCAGGAGCACACCTGGGACGCCGTGATCAACAGCTCCGAGCAGGACGAGTTCGGCAACACCGAGTTCTCCCTGACCGCCCCCGATGGCGGTCCCGTCTGTGGCGAGGCGTGCGACACCCTGCCCGGCGACGCCCAGGTGACCCTCCGGTCCGAGATCGTCATCGTGCCCCGCATCGAGGGCACCGCAGTGCCCGCCGCCGCGGTGCACACCCGGGCCGACGGGTCGGCATACGTCATCACGGAGTCCGGCGAGACCGAGGTGACCGTGCGCGGCTCCGGGGGCGGCATCGCGATCGTGGACGGCATCGAGGTCGGCACCCGCGTCCAGGCACTGTCCGGCACTCCTGGCGCTCCCGCACCCGTTCCACAGCCCGCGCCGCAGGAGTCGGAGCCACCTGCGGACGAGGGCAGCGACGAGACCCCCTCGACGGAGGGCTGA
- a CDS encoding RNA-binding S4 domain-containing protein yields MSKHLEVPIRDESIRLGQLLKLAGVVQDGAMARMVIENGEVTVDGETVMRRGIQIRPGAVVSYAGESILVTGSPE; encoded by the coding sequence ATGAGCAAGCACCTGGAGGTCCCGATCCGGGACGAGTCGATCCGCCTCGGTCAGCTGCTCAAGCTCGCCGGGGTGGTGCAGGACGGCGCGATGGCCCGCATGGTCATCGAGAACGGCGAGGTCACTGTGGACGGCGAAACCGTGATGCGCCGCGGCATCCAGATCCGTCCCGGCGCTGTCGTCTCGTATGCCGGCGAGTCCATCCTGGTGACCGGCTCGCCTGAGTGA
- the dnaK gene encoding molecular chaperone DnaK, with protein sequence MGRAVGIDLGTTNSAVAVLEGGEPHIIANAEGGRTTPSVVSFTKSGEILVGEIAKRQAVTNVDRTIRSVKRHMGTDWKSPEIDGKTYTAQEISARILMKLKRDAEAYLGEDVTDAVVTVPAYFDDAERQATKEAGEIAGLNVLRIVNEPTAAALAYGLDKGKEDELILVFDLGGGTFDVSLLEVGKDAEDGFATIQVRATHGDNKLGGDDWDERVVNHLLTTVKNTTGVDLAKDKIAMQRLRDAAEQAKKELSSSTNASINLQFLSMSENGPIHLDESLTRAQFEQMTSDLLDRTKAPFEQVIKDAGISLSEIDHVVLVGGSTRMPAVTELVKQLTGGKEPNKGVNPDEVVAVGASLQAGVLKGERKDVLLIDVTPLSLGIETQGGILTKLIERNTAIPTKRSEVFTTASDNQPSVGIQVYQGERDIAQHNKLLGNFELTGIAPAPRGMPQIEVTFDIDANGIVHVSAKDRGTGKEQSMTISGGSALSKEEIERMVKDAEAHAEEDKKRREETETRNTAEQLVYSTEKFLTDSGDKVPEDLRGTVDTALNDLKEALKPESGASNEDLQAKMETLSTESQKMGSAIYAAQQTEGGEAGGFPGGAGFPGGDGAGFPGAQGTDADQSSTADDVIDAEVVDDEESK encoded by the coding sequence ATGGGACGTGCAGTCGGAATCGACCTGGGCACCACCAACTCGGCGGTCGCCGTCCTGGAGGGCGGGGAGCCGCACATCATCGCCAACGCCGAGGGCGGGCGCACCACCCCCTCGGTCGTCAGTTTCACCAAGAGCGGGGAGATCCTCGTCGGTGAGATCGCCAAGCGTCAGGCGGTCACCAACGTCGACCGCACCATCCGGTCCGTCAAGCGCCACATGGGCACCGACTGGAAGAGCCCGGAGATCGACGGCAAGACCTACACCGCGCAGGAGATCAGCGCCCGCATCCTGATGAAGCTCAAGCGGGACGCCGAGGCCTACCTCGGTGAGGACGTCACCGACGCGGTCGTGACCGTCCCGGCCTACTTCGACGACGCCGAGCGTCAGGCGACCAAGGAGGCGGGCGAGATCGCCGGCCTCAATGTCCTGCGCATCGTCAACGAGCCCACCGCCGCGGCGCTGGCCTACGGCCTGGACAAGGGCAAGGAGGACGAGCTGATCCTCGTCTTCGACCTTGGTGGCGGCACCTTCGACGTCTCTCTGCTGGAGGTCGGCAAGGACGCTGAGGACGGCTTCGCCACGATCCAGGTGCGCGCCACCCACGGTGACAACAAGCTTGGTGGTGACGACTGGGACGAGCGTGTCGTAAACCACCTGCTGACCACGGTCAAGAACACCACCGGTGTCGACCTGGCCAAGGACAAGATCGCCATGCAGCGTCTGCGTGACGCCGCAGAGCAGGCCAAGAAGGAGCTGTCCAGCTCCACCAACGCCAGCATCAACCTGCAGTTCCTGTCGATGAGCGAGAACGGCCCGATCCACCTGGACGAGTCGCTCACCCGCGCACAGTTCGAGCAGATGACCAGTGACCTGCTGGACCGCACCAAGGCGCCCTTCGAGCAGGTCATCAAGGACGCTGGCATCTCCCTCAGCGAGATCGACCACGTCGTCCTGGTCGGTGGCTCCACGCGTATGCCGGCCGTCACCGAGCTCGTGAAGCAGCTCACCGGGGGCAAGGAGCCCAACAAGGGTGTCAACCCCGACGAGGTCGTCGCTGTCGGCGCCTCCCTGCAGGCGGGTGTCCTCAAGGGTGAGCGCAAGGACGTGCTGCTCATCGACGTCACCCCGCTGAGCCTGGGCATCGAGACCCAGGGCGGTATCCTGACCAAGCTGATCGAGCGCAACACCGCGATCCCGACCAAGCGCAGCGAGGTCTTCACCACGGCCAGTGACAACCAGCCGTCGGTGGGCATCCAGGTGTATCAGGGTGAGCGCGACATCGCGCAGCACAACAAGCTGCTCGGCAACTTCGAGCTGACCGGCATCGCGCCGGCCCCGCGCGGCATGCCGCAGATCGAGGTCACCTTTGACATCGACGCCAACGGCATCGTGCACGTGTCCGCCAAGGACCGCGGCACCGGCAAGGAGCAGTCGATGACGATCTCCGGCGGCTCCGCGCTGTCGAAGGAGGAGATCGAGCGCATGGTCAAGGACGCCGAGGCGCACGCCGAGGAGGACAAGAAGCGCCGTGAGGAGACCGAGACCCGCAACACCGCGGAGCAGCTGGTCTACTCCACCGAGAAGTTCCTGACCGACTCCGGTGACAAGGTGCCGGAGGACCTGCGTGGCACGGTCGACACCGCGCTGAACGACCTCAAGGAGGCGCTCAAGCCGGAGTCGGGCGCAAGCAACGAGGACCTCCAGGCCAAGATGGAGACCCTGTCCACCGAGAGCCAGAAGATGGGCTCGGCCATCTACGCGGCCCAGCAGACTGAGGGTGGCGAGGCCGGAGGCTTCCCGGGCGGCGCGGGCTTCCCGGGCGGTGACGGTGCCGGCTTCCCCGGTGCCCAGGGCACGGACGCTGACCAGAGTTCCACGGCCGACGACGTCATCGACGCCGAGGTCGTGGACGACGAGGAGTCCAAGTGA
- a CDS encoding response regulator, translating into MSVRVLLVDDHPVVRSGLRAVLEATGRVEVVGEAASGEQALALVPRLTPDVVLMDLNLGEGMDGVSATTRILTGGAGEQAPAVLILTTYDHDTDIVRAVEAGASGYLLKDASPETIADAVAAAARGETVLASGLAQRLVSRMRAPAEPALTPREFEVLRLVAQGAGNRAIAKELFVSEATVKTHLVHAYDKLGVDNRTGAVTAARERGLL; encoded by the coding sequence ATGAGTGTGCGGGTGCTGCTGGTCGATGACCACCCCGTCGTGCGTTCCGGGTTGCGGGCGGTGCTGGAGGCCACCGGTCGCGTCGAGGTGGTGGGTGAGGCGGCCTCCGGGGAGCAGGCGCTCGCACTAGTGCCGCGGCTGACCCCTGATGTGGTGCTGATGGACCTCAACCTGGGGGAGGGGATGGATGGCGTGAGCGCCACGACCCGCATCCTGACGGGCGGGGCCGGCGAGCAGGCCCCGGCCGTGCTGATCCTGACCACCTATGACCACGACACCGACATCGTGCGGGCGGTCGAGGCGGGTGCCTCCGGCTATCTGCTCAAGGACGCCTCGCCGGAGACGATCGCGGACGCTGTGGCCGCCGCCGCGCGTGGGGAGACGGTGCTGGCCAGTGGCCTGGCGCAACGACTGGTGAGCCGGATGCGGGCACCGGCCGAGCCGGCCCTGACCCCACGTGAGTTCGAGGTGCTCCGGTTGGTGGCACAGGGCGCCGGCAACCGAGCGATCGCCAAGGAGCTGTTTGTCAGCGAGGCGACGGTCAAGACCCACCTGGTGCACGCCTATGACAAGCTCGGCGTCGACAACCGCACGGGTGCGGTCACCGCGGCCCGGGAGCGCGGGCTGCTCTGA
- a CDS encoding cell wall-binding repeat-containing protein, producing MSSSALAGSEDVPVLITRQDKLPNSIVAELNRLSPERVVIVGGTGAVSQGVEDRLNELYPGWIG from the coding sequence TTGTCCAGCTCCGCGCTGGCTGGCTCGGAGGACGTCCCGGTCCTGATCACCCGTCAGGACAAGCTGCCGAACTCCATCGTGGCCGAGCTCAACCGGCTCTCGCCGGAGCGCGTGGTCATCGTCGGTGGCACCGGTGCTGTCTCCCAGGGCGTTGAGGACCGCCTCAACGAGCTCTACCCGGGCTGGATCGGCTGA
- a CDS encoding FtsX-like permease family protein: protein MRFLSLVRESLSTAWANKVPTALVALLVAIMCAATLATVGRTAAAEQQVADRLDAAGSRLLVVTDTRNGELITPAVVQQSRELSVTERAVGVQIPVDVVNKVVGAGGTRVPAWTIDGDLSEVLTLTAGRWPGPGEALVAEQAQQTLGMDDPVGAVQLASSTQVGDYSVVGSFSSKEPFGAYAAGLVIAADPGVPSDSLYVVVTDSTVASAAQSAVIGLVAPPEFDSISIQSPVALAELQAEVAADLGTFGRTLLLGVLGGGAFLVAIVVLADVLVRRKDLGRRRALGATRGAIIAMVMGRTLLPALLGAALGVGGGLWLASRLAAIPPWQFTAGTAILAVLAAVASAVLPALYAATRDPVRVLRTP from the coding sequence GTGAGGTTCCTGTCCCTGGTGCGGGAGTCACTGTCCACGGCCTGGGCCAACAAGGTGCCCACCGCACTGGTCGCGCTGCTGGTCGCGATCATGTGCGCGGCCACCCTGGCCACCGTCGGGCGCACCGCCGCCGCGGAGCAGCAGGTCGCGGACCGACTGGACGCGGCCGGCTCCCGACTCCTGGTCGTCACCGACACCCGCAACGGTGAGCTCATCACGCCCGCCGTGGTGCAGCAGTCACGCGAGTTGTCCGTCACCGAGCGTGCGGTCGGCGTGCAGATCCCGGTCGACGTCGTCAACAAGGTGGTCGGCGCGGGAGGCACCCGAGTGCCGGCCTGGACCATCGACGGCGACCTGAGCGAGGTGCTGACCCTGACCGCCGGGCGCTGGCCGGGCCCGGGCGAGGCCCTCGTCGCCGAGCAGGCGCAGCAGACCCTAGGCATGGACGACCCGGTAGGCGCCGTCCAGCTGGCCTCGAGCACCCAGGTCGGTGACTACTCCGTGGTGGGGTCCTTCTCCTCCAAGGAGCCATTCGGTGCCTATGCCGCCGGCCTGGTGATCGCAGCCGACCCCGGCGTCCCGTCGGACTCGCTCTATGTCGTGGTCACCGACTCCACCGTCGCCTCCGCCGCGCAGTCGGCGGTGATCGGGCTGGTCGCTCCGCCGGAGTTCGACTCCATCTCGATCCAGTCACCGGTCGCCCTGGCCGAGCTGCAGGCCGAGGTCGCCGCAGACCTGGGCACCTTCGGCCGGACCCTACTCCTCGGCGTGCTCGGCGGCGGCGCCTTCCTCGTCGCGATCGTGGTGCTCGCCGACGTGCTGGTCCGTCGCAAGGACCTGGGCCGACGTCGGGCTCTGGGCGCCACCCGCGGCGCGATCATCGCGATGGTGATGGGCCGCACCCTGCTTCCCGCACTGCTCGGTGCCGCGCTAGGAGTGGGCGGCGGGCTGTGGCTCGCAAGCCGGCTCGCCGCCATACCGCCGTGGCAGTTCACCGCTGGCACAGCGATCCTGGCGGTGCTCGCGGCGGTCGCCAGCGCGGTCCTCCCCGCCCTCTACGCCGCCACGCGCGACCCCGTGCGTGTGCTGCGCACCCCGTGA
- a CDS encoding heat shock protein transcriptional repressor HspR: protein MATKTRPDQDTPVYVISIAAELAGMHAQTLRQYDRLGLVTPRRTRGGGRRYSARDIDRLREVQRLSQEEGISLAGIQRIMELELQVEALQSRAAELLEQNRTLVSALEARSRVFAAGPAGQTVVMRPGTRPRQEPTTTAVAVWRPLPF, encoded by the coding sequence ATGGCCACCAAGACCCGGCCGGACCAGGACACGCCTGTCTATGTCATCTCCATCGCAGCCGAACTCGCGGGCATGCACGCCCAGACGCTGCGGCAGTATGACCGCCTCGGGCTGGTCACCCCTCGACGGACCCGCGGCGGGGGACGACGGTACTCGGCCCGGGACATCGATCGGCTGCGCGAGGTGCAACGGCTCTCCCAGGAGGAGGGCATCAGCCTGGCCGGCATCCAACGGATCATGGAGCTGGAGCTCCAGGTCGAGGCGCTGCAGTCCCGGGCTGCCGAACTGCTAGAGCAGAACCGGACGCTGGTGAGTGCCCTCGAGGCGCGCAGCCGCGTCTTTGCTGCCGGGCCGGCGGGACAGACTGTCGTCATGCGGCCGGGCACCCGACCACGCCAGGAGCCAACCACCACGGCTGTTGCGGTGTGGCGTCCCCTGCCCTTCTGA
- a CDS encoding S8 family serine peptidase yields the protein MIHKKETARGAVVAVAGLGLAVGMMPALSANAAPETTDRDEAIISSEVQSQLEANGTTDVWLSLGDQADLSAAHSMSWEDRGDYVYNTLQAHAKETQADLLAELDRAGVDYQTFWINNSVFVEDASAELVSSVSSGAGVERIIPELVPELIEPVEGLAETSPNATEWGLDDIKAPEIWDTYDNRGEGIVVGTFDTGVDASHPALVNAYRGTETGSDDYNWFDSSGASDTPTDPHWHGTHVTGTMVGEDGENQIGVAPGAQFIGTTGCCVDGADVFAAFEWFAAPTRVDGTGADPDMRPHIINNSWGFTGYQDSEPELIALLDPALEAWDAAGIFGVFSAGNSNISVDPPDLGPCDTISNPAWHDGAHYVVGATAPGRTITDFSSRGPGQDGTPGVDITAPGAGVRSSVPGGEYGLSDGTSMAAPHVSGAVALLWSEHPELIGDQDATIAALDGAAVDQADPECGGPDSNNPTFGEGALDLVALFESLEDEEPAPMVERVFGPDRYRTAGEVSELYPDGVDTVYVTSGEGFPDALTGSSAAAQGLFPAAGTMETPDGDAAPVLLTKQAKLTNSTSDYISTLNPANIVILGGTGTVGQVVEDTLNDRFDATVSRVAGENRYETAAELASMFPSELPVVYVASGMDDAYPDALTGAALAGKDGAPVLLTKTDSVPAATAEALAELNPQSVVVLGGTAAVSDAVATELGATDRLSGADRYETAVDVSSNYAADVSVVYIASGTD from the coding sequence GTGATTCACAAGAAAGAAACCGCACGCGGCGCTGTAGTCGCCGTCGCGGGGTTGGGCTTGGCGGTCGGCATGATGCCGGCTCTGAGCGCCAACGCCGCGCCGGAGACCACCGACCGCGACGAAGCGATCATCAGCAGCGAGGTCCAGTCGCAGCTCGAGGCGAACGGCACGACTGACGTCTGGCTGTCGCTGGGCGACCAGGCCGACCTGTCTGCCGCTCACAGCATGTCGTGGGAGGACCGGGGCGACTACGTCTACAACACCCTCCAGGCCCACGCCAAGGAGACCCAGGCCGACCTGCTCGCCGAGCTGGACCGCGCTGGCGTCGACTACCAGACCTTCTGGATCAACAACTCCGTCTTCGTCGAGGACGCCTCCGCAGAGCTGGTCAGCTCTGTGTCGTCCGGCGCGGGCGTGGAGCGGATCATCCCCGAGCTCGTTCCGGAGCTCATCGAGCCCGTCGAGGGCCTTGCGGAGACCTCTCCCAACGCCACCGAGTGGGGCCTTGACGACATCAAGGCTCCCGAGATCTGGGACACCTACGACAACCGCGGTGAGGGCATCGTCGTCGGCACGTTCGACACCGGTGTGGACGCCTCGCACCCGGCCCTGGTGAACGCCTACCGCGGCACCGAGACCGGCAGCGACGACTACAACTGGTTCGACTCCAGCGGAGCCAGCGACACCCCGACCGACCCGCACTGGCACGGCACTCACGTGACCGGCACCATGGTCGGTGAGGACGGCGAGAACCAGATCGGTGTCGCCCCCGGCGCCCAGTTCATCGGCACCACCGGCTGCTGCGTCGACGGCGCGGACGTCTTCGCGGCCTTCGAGTGGTTCGCGGCCCCGACCCGGGTGGACGGCACTGGCGCCGACCCGGACATGCGCCCGCACATCATCAACAACTCCTGGGGCTTCACCGGCTACCAGGACTCCGAGCCCGAGCTCATCGCGCTGCTCGACCCGGCCCTTGAGGCCTGGGACGCTGCCGGCATCTTCGGTGTCTTCAGCGCTGGCAACTCCAACATCTCGGTTGACCCGCCGGACCTCGGCCCCTGCGACACCATCTCCAACCCGGCGTGGCACGACGGCGCCCACTACGTGGTCGGCGCCACCGCGCCCGGCCGCACCATCACCGACTTCTCCAGCCGTGGCCCCGGCCAGGACGGCACGCCGGGCGTTGACATCACCGCCCCGGGCGCTGGCGTCCGTTCCTCGGTGCCCGGCGGCGAGTACGGCCTGTCCGACGGCACCTCGATGGCTGCACCGCACGTCTCCGGTGCTGTTGCCCTGCTGTGGAGCGAGCACCCGGAGCTGATCGGTGACCAGGACGCGACCATCGCGGCCCTCGACGGCGCTGCTGTCGACCAGGCGGACCCGGAGTGCGGCGGCCCCGACTCCAACAACCCGACCTTCGGTGAGGGTGCTCTGGACCTGGTCGCGCTCTTCGAGTCCCTCGAGGACGAGGAGCCGGCTCCGATGGTCGAGCGTGTCTTCGGCCCGGACCGCTACCGCACCGCTGGTGAGGTCTCCGAGCTCTACCCCGACGGGGTGGACACCGTCTACGTCACCTCGGGTGAGGGCTTCCCGGACGCGCTGACCGGTTCCTCGGCCGCGGCCCAGGGTCTGTTCCCCGCTGCGGGCACCATGGAGACCCCGGACGGCGACGCTGCTCCGGTCCTCCTGACCAAGCAGGCCAAGCTCACCAACTCCACCTCGGACTACATCTCGACCCTCAACCCGGCCAACATCGTGATCCTGGGTGGCACGGGCACCGTCGGCCAGGTCGTTGAGGACACCCTCAACGACCGCTTCGACGCGACCGTGAGCCGGGTCGCCGGTGAGAACCGCTACGAGACCGCCGCCGAGCTGGCGTCGATGTTCCCGTCCGAACTCCCGGTCGTGTACGTGGCCTCCGGCATGGACGACGCCTACCCCGACGCACTCACCGGTGCGGCGCTGGCGGGCAAGGACGGCGCTCCCGTCCTGCTGACCAAGACCGACTCGGTCCCGGCCGCGACCGCTGAGGCGCTGGCCGAGCTGAACCCGCAGAGCGTCGTCGTCCTCGGTGGCACCGCCGCCGTGAGCGACGCCGTCGCCACCGAGCTCGGTGCGACCGACCGCCTCTCCGGCGCGGACCGCTACGAGACCGCGGTGGACGTGTCCAGCAACTACGCGGCTGACGTCTCGGTCGTCTACATCGCCAGCGGCACCGACTAA
- a CDS encoding nucleotide exchange factor GrpE, with amino-acid sequence MTERTGAGGPWDGESDGPTGPVIRDKRRLDPETGQVREPVAPAAEEPEVAGGDDNAFAGDVGQALPGDGQDEAPAAEGDGEHPDTQLAADRLEDLRRLQAEYVNYKRRVDRDRARDRETGAATVVEALLPVLDDLHMAKEHGELAEGPLLAIAEKLEATLGRFGVERLGAVGEVFDPAVHEALMHLPEADLPEGATETTIVQVMQPGFKVGDRVVRAARVAVADPA; translated from the coding sequence GTGACGGAACGCACCGGTGCCGGTGGGCCGTGGGACGGTGAGTCCGACGGCCCCACCGGCCCGGTGATCCGGGACAAGCGACGACTGGATCCAGAGACCGGTCAGGTCCGCGAGCCGGTCGCGCCAGCTGCCGAGGAGCCCGAGGTGGCAGGCGGAGACGACAACGCCTTTGCCGGCGACGTCGGGCAGGCGCTGCCCGGAGACGGACAGGACGAGGCTCCGGCCGCGGAGGGAGACGGGGAGCACCCCGACACCCAGCTCGCGGCGGACCGGCTTGAGGACCTGCGCCGCCTCCAGGCTGAGTACGTCAACTACAAGCGGCGCGTTGACCGCGACCGCGCTCGGGACCGAGAGACCGGAGCCGCCACCGTGGTGGAAGCCCTGTTGCCGGTCCTGGACGACCTGCACATGGCCAAAGAGCACGGGGAACTCGCCGAAGGGCCCCTGCTCGCCATCGCGGAGAAGCTCGAGGCCACGCTGGGCCGGTTCGGGGTGGAGCGCCTCGGTGCCGTCGGTGAGGTCTTCGACCCCGCCGTCCACGAGGCCCTGATGCACCTGCCCGAGGCCGACCTGCCCGAGGGCGCGACCGAGACGACGATCGTCCAGGTCATGCAGCCGGGCTTCAAGGTCGGCGACCGCGTGGTGCGCGCTGCGCGCGTTGCGGTGGCAGACCCGGCATGA
- a CDS encoding ABC transporter ATP-binding protein — protein sequence MLAVRDLSFAYTRGGEELFDGLTHEFTPGKVTAVTGPSGRGKSTLLYVLGLMLTPSRGEVVLAGDPVSRASDTVRSRLRAAQIGFVFQDAALDASRIVLDSVIEPALYAGWSPRRARSRGRELLEQMGVAARADHKPGEISGGQAQRVAVCRALVTDPAVVLADEPTGNLDRGNAEGVLAALTRATSHGRDEKGSGRTVVIATHDPFVLEHADEVLAL from the coding sequence GTGCTCGCGGTGCGGGACCTGTCCTTCGCCTACACCCGCGGCGGGGAGGAGTTGTTCGACGGGCTGACCCACGAGTTCACGCCCGGCAAGGTGACTGCCGTGACCGGTCCGTCGGGGCGCGGGAAGTCCACGCTGCTCTATGTCCTCGGTCTGATGCTCACCCCCTCCCGCGGTGAGGTGGTCCTGGCCGGGGACCCCGTCAGCCGCGCCTCCGACACCGTGCGCTCCCGCCTGCGCGCGGCCCAGATCGGCTTCGTCTTCCAGGACGCCGCCCTCGACGCCTCCCGCATCGTGCTGGACTCGGTCATCGAGCCGGCCCTGTATGCCGGGTGGTCACCTCGGCGCGCGCGCTCCCGTGGCAGGGAGCTGCTTGAGCAGATGGGGGTGGCGGCCCGCGCCGACCACAAGCCCGGTGAGATCTCTGGCGGGCAGGCCCAGCGCGTCGCGGTGTGCCGTGCCCTGGTGACCGACCCGGCCGTGGTCCTGGCCGACGAGCCCACCGGCAACCTGGACCGCGGCAACGCCGAGGGGGTGCTGGCAGCCCTGACCCGCGCGACCAGCCACGGCCGCGACGAGAAGGGCTCGGGGCGGACCGTGGTCATCGCCACCCACGACCCGTTCGTGCTGGAGCACGCCGACGAGGTGCTGGCCCTATGA
- a CDS encoding DnaJ C-terminal domain-containing protein, with product MASQDWFEKDFYAILGVPADASDKDIKKTYRKLAREWHPDAKPGDAAAEKKFKEIGEAYAVLSDPEQRKQYDAVRAMSRGGARFTAGGPGAGGGAGFEDVFAQMFGGGGGGGGTRFSTSGGQGINLDDLLGGFGGGGQYAGGSPFGATRGPRRGRDVEARTTIDFMQAATGDTVTLQTPEGGHITTRIPAGVKDGQKIRLRGKGMAGDPGAPQGDLMLVVSVRPHPVFGRDGNNVTVDLPVTFAEAALGATVQVPTLDGGTVRVKVAPGTPSGRVLRVKGRGISTKSATGDLLAKVSIIVPQRLTDKAREAVELLAAEEEGTDPRAELLRQAQQ from the coding sequence ATGGCCAGTCAGGACTGGTTCGAAAAGGACTTCTACGCGATCCTCGGTGTGCCCGCGGACGCCAGCGACAAGGACATCAAGAAGACCTACCGCAAACTCGCCCGCGAGTGGCACCCGGACGCCAAACCAGGTGATGCCGCGGCGGAGAAGAAGTTCAAGGAGATCGGCGAGGCCTACGCGGTACTGTCCGACCCGGAGCAGCGCAAGCAGTATGACGCCGTCCGCGCCATGTCGCGTGGCGGTGCGCGGTTCACCGCCGGCGGACCCGGGGCAGGGGGCGGCGCGGGCTTCGAGGACGTCTTTGCCCAGATGTTCGGCGGCGGAGGGGGCGGTGGCGGCACCCGGTTCAGCACCTCCGGGGGACAGGGCATCAACCTCGATGACCTCCTCGGTGGGTTTGGTGGCGGCGGTCAGTATGCCGGGGGCTCACCGTTCGGTGCCACCCGCGGACCGCGTCGCGGCCGGGACGTCGAGGCCCGCACCACGATCGACTTCATGCAGGCCGCGACCGGAGACACGGTCACCCTCCAGACCCCCGAGGGTGGACACATCACCACGCGCATTCCCGCCGGCGTCAAGGACGGCCAGAAGATCCGGCTGCGTGGCAAGGGGATGGCTGGCGACCCGGGCGCGCCCCAGGGAGACCTCATGCTGGTGGTCTCGGTGCGCCCGCATCCCGTCTTTGGACGGGACGGCAACAACGTGACCGTCGACCTGCCGGTCACGTTTGCGGAGGCGGCGCTCGGGGCCACGGTCCAGGTGCCCACGCTCGACGGCGGCACGGTCCGGGTCAAGGTGGCCCCTGGCACCCCGTCCGGACGGGTGTTGCGCGTCAAGGGTCGTGGCATCTCGACCAAGAGTGCCACCGGTGACCTCCTCGCCAAGGTCAGCATCATCGTCCCGCAGCGGCTCACCGACAAGGCCCGTGAGGCCGTCGAGCTGCTCGCCGCCGAGGAAGAGGGCACCGACCCACGTGCGGAGCTGCTCCGCCAGGCTCAGCAGTGA